The following coding sequences lie in one Colias croceus chromosome 1, ilColCroc2.1 genomic window:
- the LOC123692804 gene encoding uncharacterized protein LOC123692804 — protein MSTQSKTMPLIDLKVYIRVVAAVFSISSATAFVMALLRLLNPELFYLETLDHTDKAIHYFISGMMLVTGGIGFLNSLIVMNRSATLNTGRNITVWLLLDSLFETSRVIYVFVCEIILKGKGSWQVYELLISVAQYLLDSFLYCQMILRH, from the exons ATGTCTACACAGTCAAAAACAATGCCGTTGATTGATTTAAAAGTGTACATACGCGTAGTCGCTGCGGTATTTTCG ATATCATCGGCCACAGCGTTTGTAATGGCCCTTTTGCGTCTCCTCAATCCAGAACTGTTCTACTTAGAAACATTAGATCATACAGATAAGG CAATCCACTACTTCATCAGTGGCATGATGCTCGTAACCGGCGGCATTGGGTTCCTGAACAGCCTGATAGTGATGAACCGGAGCGCCACGCTGAACACGGGCCGCAACATCACCGTGTGGCTGCTGCTCGACTCGCTGTTCGAGACCTCGCGCGTGATATACGTGTTTGTGTGCGAGATCATCCTCAAGGGCAAGGGCTCTTGGCAAGTGTACGAACTGTTGATCAGTGTGGCGCAGTACT TGCTCGACAGCTTTCTTTACTGTCAGATGATACTCAGACACTAG